From the genome of Varibaculum prostatecancerukia, one region includes:
- a CDS encoding class I SAM-dependent methyltransferase: MEQYFSDQPAANAEERTKIKVSLAGKELILEGAEGVFSARHLDKASAVLLAGASTPPAAGTFLDLGCGWGPLAITLGLLSPAAQVLAVDVNERARDLTRTNAQRAGVSLQVGSPDQILAAAKAAGGLDLIWSNPPVRIGKKPLQELLLTWLPLLKPDGKAILVMGKNLGADSMQKWLCAQGFPTRRLASKKGFRLLAVSPA; encoded by the coding sequence ATGGAACAGTATTTTTCGGATCAACCGGCAGCTAATGCTGAGGAACGCACCAAGATCAAAGTATCGCTCGCGGGCAAAGAACTAATTTTGGAGGGTGCGGAAGGAGTTTTTTCTGCCCGCCACCTAGATAAGGCAAGTGCGGTTCTACTGGCAGGTGCCTCTACTCCCCCTGCTGCCGGGACTTTTTTAGATCTAGGTTGCGGCTGGGGGCCGTTAGCGATCACTTTGGGACTTTTAAGTCCAGCCGCGCAGGTCTTAGCAGTCGACGTAAACGAACGCGCCCGTGATCTTACCCGCACTAACGCCCAGCGCGCGGGGGTATCACTGCAGGTAGGCTCGCCTGATCAGATACTGGCGGCCGCAAAAGCTGCTGGAGGACTCGATCTGATCTGGTCTAATCCTCCAGTTAGAATCGGGAAAAAGCCGCTGCAAGAGCTGCTGCTCACCTGGTTACCGCTTCTAAAACCCGATGGAAAGGCGATTTTGGTAATGGGGAAGAACCTGGGAGCAGATTCGATGCAAAAGTGGCTGTGCGCGCAGGGATTCCCCACTCGCCGCCTCGCCTCGAAGAAAGGTTTCCGCCTGTTAGCCGTTTCCCCTGCTTAG